In Stenotrophomonas lactitubi, the genomic window GCCCGAAGTAGAAACCACCCGCCGCGGCCTGGCGCCGCACCTGCAGGGCCGCCGCGTGCATGGGGTGATCCTGCGCCGTGCCGACCTGCGTTGGCCGATCCCGCCGGAAGTGGCCGAGCTGCTGCCCGGCCAGCGCATCGAAGACGTGCGCCGCCGCGCCAAGTACCTGCTGCTGGATACCGCCATCGGCAGTGCCGTACTGCACCTGGGCATGTCCGGCAGCCTGCGCGTGCTGCCCGGCGACACCCCGCTGCGCGCCCACGACCATGTGGACATCAGCCTGGACAACGGTCGCCTGCTGCGTTTCAACGACCCGCGCCGCTTCGGCAGCCTGCTCTGGCAGCCCGCCGGCGAGATCCATCCGTTGCTGCAGGGGCTGGGCCCGGAACCGCTGGATGAAGCCTTCGACGGCGACTACCTGTTCGCCCGCAGCCGGGGCCGCAGCGCGCCAGTGAAGACCTTCCTGATGGACCAGGCGGTAGTGGTCGGCGTGGGCAACATCTACGCGGCCGAAAGCCTGTTCAAGGCCGGCATCAGCCCGCTGCGCGAAGCTGGCAAGGTCACCCGCGAGCGCTACCGGCGGCTGGCCACGGCAGTGAAGGAAACGCTGGACTACGCGATCACCCGTGGTGGCACCACCCTGCGTGATTTCATCAGCCCCGACGGCGCGCCGGGCTACTTCGAGCAGGAGCTGCTGGTGTACGGCCGCGATGGCCTGCCGTGCCCCAGCT contains:
- the mutM gene encoding bifunctional DNA-formamidopyrimidine glycosylase/DNA-(apurinic or apyrimidinic site) lyase: MPELPEVETTRRGLAPHLQGRRVHGVILRRADLRWPIPPEVAELLPGQRIEDVRRRAKYLLLDTAIGSAVLHLGMSGSLRVLPGDTPLRAHDHVDISLDNGRLLRFNDPRRFGSLLWQPAGEIHPLLQGLGPEPLDEAFDGDYLFARSRGRSAPVKTFLMDQAVVVGVGNIYAAESLFKAGISPLREAGKVTRERYRRLATAVKETLDYAITRGGTTLRDFISPDGAPGYFEQELLVYGRDGLPCPSCGRPLKHAMIGQRASVWCSRCQR